TTCTTTGTAAAATGAACTTCTTTTTTCCATAACTTCGTTTTGTCCAGCCGAGAGTACTCAGTTCCAAACGCCGCAACTGACGTGAAGCCGCCGGACGTTATGGGCAAGCGCGGCGCAACGAACACGAAATCAACACTTAAAACATGATCGCAAGCTTAGAAATAGAAGAACTTGACAATTACTTATCTTATATTCGTCCGAGCGAAGAACTGAGATCAAAAATTGACATTGCTTACAGGATTGAAAAGCAAAGCGTGATAATTTTTGAGGTTACGCCGCATTGGAAAGATCCAAAACAGAAAATTGAAAGTAATGTTGCAAAGGCAACTTTTGTAAAAAAAGATAATCATTGGAAAGTCTTTTGGCGTCGTGCTGATTTGAAATGGCACTCTTACAAACCAATGCCTATAGTTGAAAATCTTCTTGACTTTATTAGATTAATCGAAAAGGATGAATATAATTGCTTTTGGGGATAATTGCGCCAGCCCATAACAGCGGCTTCACGCAATTGCTACTCACTTTGTAAAATGAACCACCTTTTTCCATAACTTCGTTCTGTCCAGCCGAGAATACTCAGTTCCAAAAGCCGCAACTGACGTGAAGCCGCCGGACGTTATGCGTGATTTTTGTTGTGTTGAAAGTTGGAGCTCCGCTCCTATTTGGTTTTGGGTGATTGGTTTGTGACTACATACGTTTACGTTGTCTTGGGATCAATATTAAAACCAACGCATAACAGCGGTTTCACGCAATTGCTGCTTTCCTTGTAAAATGAACTTCTTTTTTCCATAACTTCGTTTTGTCCAGCCGAGAGTACTCAGTTCCAAATGCCGCAACTGACGTGAAGCCGCCGGACGTTAGCCGTAACCAATCCAAAAGTCGCGTATAACCAAATGAGGAAATTTTTATTTATTCTAGCTTTATCGAGCTTATCTTGCAAAGAAGTAAAAAATACGGAATCTGAAAATGGAGTAATTTCTGAAAATGATTTGTATAGTGTTATCAACTCATTACAAAATTGTGCCCCGAAAGGCACAATTTATTATTCTGAAAATGATACACCATATGATAAAAACTTCATCGAAACGTATAAACTGGATTCAATATTCAGCACTGAGGATGTGGACTTTTTCAGAAAACAAATGAAAAAAGCCACCGATTTTAAGTTAAATATACAAAAGACTAAATGCGACAGAATATTAACCAAGCACAACATAAACAAAATGCGTTTAGAAAGTAAAACTGACGAAATTTTTTGGGAAAAGATTCGGATGAAATATGGACCGTTAACATGTTTAGCTTACATAAAACTTCCGATATTCTCAAAGGACAAAAATTATGTGATTTTTTCCAGCAACTATTCAACTGGTCCGCATTCGTTAGGTGGATCTATCGAAATATACAAGAAAATAAATAATTAATGGAAACGCTTTCATTCATTATCGGGATGGATGAGCTAATTTGGCTACGGCTAACAGCGGTTTCACGCAATTGCTGCTTCCCTTGTAAAATGAACTTCGTTTTTCCATAACTTCGTTCTGTCCAGCCGAGAATACTCAGTTCCAAAAGCCGCAACTGACGTGAAGCCGCCGGACGTTAGCAGAAACTGCAACCAAAATCACGTGTAAAGTCTTATGAAAATTATCACATGGAACTGTAATATGGCTTTCAGAAATAAAGCGGAATTTATTTTAAAGCACGCTCCCGATATTTTAATAGTTCCTGAATGTGAAAATCCAGATCGTTTAAAGTTTCCAATTGGAATTCCGCAACCGTCACAAATTATTTGGCATGGTGAAAATCAGAATAAAGGTCTTGGAGTTTTCTCGTACAGCAATTATAAATTAGAGTTACTAGATTGTCATAACGATAACTTTAAAAATATTTTGCCCATTGCAGTTACTGGCGGGAAAATTGACTTTACCTTATTTGCAGTTTGGGCTAACAATCCGCAAGACAAGGATGGCACCTATGTTACTCAAATTTGGAAAGCAATAAATTTCTACAGTTCATTGCTTTCTACAAAAACAATTTTAATTGGCGATTTCAACAGCAATACCATTTGGGATAAACCACGTCGTGAAGGAAATCATTCAACGGTAGTAGAAAAACTAAATGAAAAAAATATTACTAGTGTTTACCACAAATTTTATAGCCAAAATCAAGGAAGTGAGCAACACCCAACTTTGTACATGTATAGAAATGAAAGCAAACCATATCATATAGATTATTGCTTTGCGTCTGAAGATTTTATTAAGCTGTTGGAACACGTCGAAATTGGCAAATATCAAGATTGGACAAAACTAAGCGATCATAAACCTTTAATTGTGAAATTTGACATGTAACAGCAGCATCTGCTAACAGCGGTTTCACGCAATTGCTGCTTCTCTTGTAAAATGTAACCGCTTTTTCCATAACTTCGTTCTGTCCAGCCGAGAGTACTCAGTTCCAAAAGCCGCAACTGACGTGAAGCCGCCGGACGTTACCTGAAATTCGATCGAGCTACACAAACCTGAATAGTATTCATCATTCGACAGGCTTTTTTTTTACATTTACTTTAAATTTTAAAATATAAAACATGAAAGGTTTCATAAAGGTGATTGACGTAAATGATAAAGAACATTTTTTGAACATTGATTATATAATTAAATTTACGCCAACTGGTCAAGCTCATAGAGGTAATGCCATTGTTACCACCGTAAGTGAAACGATACAAACTACTACAACAGTTGATGAAATTGTTGATATGATAAAACTTCAATAATATGTACACTTATAAAGAAGCTCAGAAAATAGCTAATTACTATTTGGGAAAAGTTATTGGCAAACCTTTAAGTAAGGCTAAAGCAAAATCATTACCTATTACAGAAATAAAGATTGAAGAATTAAACGATCATACTTTTAACGTATTTTGTTATGGGAAAGCTTCGTCAAGTGTTATCTTTTTTACAACTATAGACCTCGTCGCAAAAGATCTGGAACTTTTAGGTCCAGATGAAGTTTTAAAACTCGAAGATTAGAGGAAGAATTTAGAAAGCAAACTCTGTCCACGAACTTCAGGTAACAGCGGTTTCACGCAATTGCTGCTTTCCTTGTAAAATGTAACCGCTTTTTCCATAACTTCGTTCTGTCCAGCCGAGAGTACTCAGCTTCGAAAGCCGCAACTGACGTGAAGCCGCCGGACGTTAGCAGCAATGTTGGCGTGACGAAGTCAAACTGAACGAAAACATAAAATGTGTCTATTAAAAATATATAGTGATAATGAATCTTTCGCATCGTTTGCCAAGACAACGGAAGTTCCTGTTTATAGCATCTCTGAAAAAGGAGATTACAAAAATGAGGCTAAAAAAATTGTCAATGAAGATTATAAAATATCTTTTGATGTCTCAGACAAAGAATGGGACGATTTAAAAGGCCAAGTTGGAGATGCAATTCTTTTTTTAGAAAAGCATTTTGAAGAATTAAATATTCTTTTATCAACTCATAATATAAGTAATGCTTATTTAGATTTTCCAATTTACTCTCGATTAGATAAAAATATAGTTAATCAAAATGACCATTTGCCAAAAGCACTAATTGTTTTAGCGGGAAAATTATGTATTGGAATTGAAATTGCAATTTATTCTAAAAATGCATTTGATTAGAAAGATAACACTGCTGCTAACAGCGGTTTCACGCAATTGCTGCTTCTCTTGTAAAATGAACCACCTTTTTCCATAACTTCGTTCTGTCCAGCCGAGAGTACTCAGTTTGAAATGCCGCAACTGACGTGAAGCCGCCGGACGTTACCGGCAATTAATCAGCGACGGTAAAAGAAACGAACATGAAAAGATTATTGTATATTTTATTAGTATTTCCAAATCTATTTTTTGCTCAAGTCTATCGTGCTAAACTAGTAGATTATGACGCAAGTAAAATTCCTGCATATTGCGGTTACCAAAAGTCATATGGAGTATTGAAATTTGAGTTGCAAGAAAAAAGTAGAAAAGGCGAAGTTGTATTTATTGTACAAGAATGTCCAAGAGAATTGATGGAAAAAGTTGGTGAATACAAAAATGATTCAATTTATTCTGTTTCAATTGGAGATCAAGTAAACAAAAAGTTGCGGGAAATAGGAATTGAAATTTGCAAAAGAAATTATCCCAAAGACAAGACAAAAATATTTTGGGTTGGGTTTATAAAACATTAACTGCCGGTAACAGCGGTTTCACGCAATTGCTACTTTACGTGTAAAATGAACTTCTTTTTTCCATAAATTCGTTGTGTCCAGCCGAGAGTACTCAGTTCCAAAAGCCGCAACTGACGTGAAGCCGCCGGACGTTAGCTGAAATTTCATTAAAAATCCTGACCAAATTTAACATTTCAAATCAACCAATTATGGAAGTCATTTTTAACGCGTTACTAACTGGAATAATTACGTTGGCATTAAATGTTATTTTTTTTACTTGGATAAAAACAAAATGGGAGGAAAATCTAGAAACATATAAAATCGCCTATTCTGGGATTTTTAAAGAGAAAATAGAAATTCATAGAGAGTTACTTAAAAAGATTTATAATTTCAAATTCAAACTTCAACAATATGGTATTATGGGTAATGAAGATATGGCGATGGACTTGTTTAAAGAATCCAATGATTTTATAAATTATTATTTAGTTAATCAACCTTTCATAAAACCTTCTATTTTAAATATGATTGAGAAACTAAATAAAGAATATCAAGAATGTTTTGAAATTTTTCACGCATATTCAGTTTATAAAACACCTGGCGTAGATCCAAAGCTACTATCAGAAGCTGCGCATAAAGCTTTAGAAGTTTCTAATCGCTTAAGAAGTGCTGATTTTAAAGCAATTGAAAATGAAATAATTCAGGAGATGAGAGCAGATTTGAAATATAGTGATTCGTAATTTGACTTAGAAACTTCAGCTAACAGCGGTTTCACGCAATTGCTGCTTCTCTTGTAAAATGTAACCGCTTTTTCCATAACTTCGTTCTGTCCAGCCGAGAGTACTCAGTTCCAAAAGCCGCAACTGACGTGAAGCCGCCGGACGTTACCAGCAAGTTTAAACCGAATCGCGATGAAAGAACGCCTTTATAAAAATATTGCACTTGCGCTTGTAGCAATTAATATTTGGACTTTGTACAGTTTTTTTGACTATTACAATGCCACTAAATATTCTATGAGCAGTCTTACTCTTTTCTTTAATTTTATAGACAGTGTTTTTGCTGCGCTAGCAATTGGAATAATTGCTGTTATTTTAAGACTCACAATTTTTAGAACCAAAAGAAAAAAACTTTTGAAAAACAATTTTTTCTATGTGCTATGTGGCTTGTTCAATCTTAATTTGTTTATAATCTGGATTGTATCGTTATTAATGAAATTACTTCCGCTTAAATTAGAATCTACTTATTTTATGTTAGGCAGTTTGATAATAACCATATTTATATTGTTTGACCTCTTTCTAAATAAAAATGAAATTCGTCAAATGGAAATTGAGAACACTTAATCAAAACCTGCAGGTAACAGCGGTTTCACGCAATTGCTGCTTCCCTTGTAAAATGAACTTCTTTTTTCCATAACTTCGTTCTGTCCAGCCGAGAGTACTCAGTTCCAAAAGCCGCAACTGACGTGAAGCCGCCGGACGTTAGCAGACATTTTGGAAAATCGTGCTAAGAATAACGAATGTGTTAGATGATGAGAATATTAAAGACGTTAAAAGATAACGCTGTCAAATTATTTCAAAAAAGTTCTTCACCAGAAATGAATAAATTTGAAGAACTGAGACGTAATCGATTGATTAAAAAAATGCGCTCAAATGCAATTGCGATTGTAACTGGGCAAATTAATATACATTCAGGCTGTATAAAAATGAGATGGTTTATTTCTGATATTGAAAGAATTAGTTGTCTGGAAAATATTGATTTAAAAGTGTTTGATAATTTTTATAGCGCGTTTTCCAAATATCCAATTGCGAATGAAAGAAATTACTATAACAAACAGTATTTGGCTAAACTTGATATTGAGTTAGATTCAATTAATGATCAATATAAACAATCTGTGCTGGAAAAATGTCAAGAAATCATTGAAAAATTTGAATATATCAAAAACGTCTGCTAACAGCGGTTTCACGCAATTGCTGCTTTTCTTGTAAAATGAACCGCCTTTTTCCATAACTTCGTCTTGTCCGGCCGAGAATACTCAGTTCCAAAAGCCGCAACTGACGTGAAGCCGCCGGACGTTAGCAGATATTTTAACCAACCGACCTCAAAATATGGAAATTAGAACTTTTGCCATCATAAATGGCTTAGATGTTGTAGAAAATGATGGAAGAATCACTCTCAAAAATAAAACTAAAACACAAAAAGAAGCGAAAAAAGTTTTAGCAGAAGAATTTGCTCATGCTGAAGTAAGAGCTGAAAATCTTTTTGCAAATGGCGAAATCGAAGTCAAGTTTACTAGGAACACATTTTCTACAGGTATTTTATTTTTGCTCCCAACAATTAACGATGATTACATTACAGTAGGATTGTCATATTATGATAAAGAATTTGTTATCTCTGGAGGTGTTAGATCAGGAGAAAAATTAGCTAGTGCTAGCAAATCAGAATTTTATGCTCTCGACAAAGAGCATGTAATGAAAATCACAATTTATGGCTCTCAATTAAAACTTTATGTCAATAAAATTTTATTATGTGAAGCAACAGTAAGCATAAAGGAAGGACCTGTAATGTTGAGAATAGTTTCTGAAGATGAACTGGAGGTTTATGAAATTAAAATTAAAGCAGTTAAACCAAAAGTTTTTGTAATTATGCAATTTACCAATGAATACAATGAATTGTATAATGAGGTTATAAAACCGGTTGTCGATAATCGCGGATTGGAATGTGTTAGAGCAGATGAGTTTTACACTTCAACGCCAATTCTAAAAGATATTATTGATTCAATAATTGAATCGAGTATTGTTATTGCGGAAATAACACCTGATAATCCGAATGTTTTTTATGAAATTGGTTATTCTCATGCGATTGGAAAACCGACCATTTTATTATGCGATCGCAAAAGAGAAAAACTTCCTTTCGATTTATCTAGTTTCCGTACATTATTTTATGAAAATACAATTGCAGGAAAGAAAAAGATCGAAGAAAATTTAAAGAAATACTTGGACAATTTATAAAAACATCTGCTAACAGCGGTTTCACGCAATTGCTACTTTTCTTGTAAAATGTAACCGCTTTTTCCATAACTTCGTTTTGTTCAGCCGAGAGTACTCAGCTTCGAAAGCCGCAACTGACGTGAAGCCGCCGGACGTTAGCCGTAACCAATCCAAAAGTCGCGTATAACCAAATGAGGAAATTTTTATTTATTCTAGCTTTATCGAGCTTATCTTGCAAAGAAGTAAAAAATACGGAATCTGAAAATGGAGTAATTTCTGAAAATGATTTGTATAGTGTTATCAACTCATTACAAAATTGTGCCCCGAAAGGCACAATTTATTATTCTGAAAATGATACACCATATGATAAAAACTTCATCGAGACGTATAAACTGGATTCAATATTCAGCACTGAGGATGTGGACTTTTTCAGAAAACAAATGAAAAAAGCCACCGATTTTAAGTTAAATATACAAAAGACTAAATGCGACAGAATAATAACCAAGCACAACATAAACAAAATGCGTTTAGAAAGTAAAACTGACGAAATTTTTTGGGAAAAGATTCGGATGAAGTATGGACCGTTAACATGTTTAGCTTACATAAAACTTCCGATATTCTCAAAGGACAAAAATTATGTGATTTTTTCCAGCAACTATTCAACTGGTCCGCATTCGTTAGGTGGATCTATAGAAATATACAAGAAAATAAATAATAAATGGAAACGCTTTCATTCATTATCGGGATTGATGAACTAATGTGGCTACGGCTAACAGCGGTTTCACGCAATTGCTGCATTTCTTGTAAAATGTAACACCTTTTTCCATAACTTCGTCCTGTCCAGCCGAGAGTACTCAGCTTCGAAAGCCGCAACTGACGTGAAGCCGCCGGACGTTACCTGCTATTATACCAAAAATCCCGCTAAAAATGAAAATTAAGAATCATGAGTTAAGATTTCCAATTATTTTAAACCTCGTCCTCTTAACTATTATGTACACCGATTTTTTTATTCCATCTGATAATATAGTTGAGGAAAAGTTTGCATCATTCGATGCTTCAGTAAAAGAAGCAGCATATCATCCAAAATACGGTGGGGAAACGGAAATAAGATACTATTTGGAATGTCAAAGTGGTAAGCAATATTATTTATATAATTTTCCGGAAAATGACATTGTCGAAATCGGTCACAAAATATATATCACTAAAACTTTTCTTTTTTCTAAAGTAAAATATTTCCAAGTATCGCTTGATTCCGAAAAACGTCCATTATCACTATTATATTATGGCTTATTTGCCTATATCATAAGTGCGTGTGCATTCGTAACATTACTAAGTATTTTTGTTGTAAATAAATATTTAGATTTTCTATTGGCATTCAGTACAGTTTTTATTTGTATAATTACATTAATCTATTTCACGCTGTACTCATAACAGCAGGTAACAGCGGTTTCACGCAATTGCTGCTTTCCTTGTAAAATGAACTTCTTTTTCCATACCTTCGGTTTGTCCACGCCGAGAGTACTCAGTTCCAAAAGCCGCAACTGACGTGAAGCCGCCGGACGTTATGCGTGATTTTTGTTGGGTTGAAAGTTGGAGCTCCGCTCCTATTTGGTTTTGGGTGATTGGCTTGTGACTACATACGTTTACGTTGTCTTGGGATCTATATTAAAACCAACGCATAACAGCGGTTTCACGCAATTGCTACTTTCCTGTAAAATGAACTTCTTTTTTCCATAACTTCGTTTTGTCCGCGCCGAGAATACTCAGTTCCAAATGCCGCAACTGACGTGAAGCCGCCGGACGTTGTGCGTCATTGCAACGAAACCTGAAACCAATAACTCATGAGATATTTTTTTAGCTTGTATCTATTTACTTTTTTAGTTTCTTGCGGAGAGTCATTCGAGCAAATGGACACAGAAAAATTCAATGCAGATATTGCTCAAAATACCAGCATTGAATCTCCAGAAGAATTGATTACGATTTACTATAATTTTCCTGCATCAGAAGGAAAACCAAATTTGCAAATCACTAAAAAAGAAATCGATAATAAAGTTTTCGAAATAACACTTATTAATAACGATGTAGGAGATGATGTTCAGGGAGCAGAAAAAATAATCATGATTGCAAAAAGGATAGTAAATAAATGGCATGTCAAAAAAATATCAAGAAATTGGAAATGTCATCCTGGCCGTGGTAATACTGACTGGGGAACTCAAAGCTGCAATTAACAGCAACGAACGCACAACAGCGGTTTCACGCAATTGCTGCTTTTCGTGTAAAATGAACTTCTTTTTTCCATAACTTCGTTCTGTCCAGCCGAGAATACTCAGCTTCGAAAGCCGCAACTGACGTGAAGCCGCCGGACGTTAGCAGAAATTTTATGTGACGATAGGAGAAACCAATAAGTAAACACCATGAAAAAAGCAATCTTATTTTTTTTAACACTAGGAAACTGTATTTTGTATTCACAATATTCTGGATATTACAATATTAATACAAACTCAAATATTGATGTGAATGCAAATATTAACCATAATATAAGTGGAAATGTTTACGAATATAAAACAATTACAACTATTGATTATGGTGCATTACAACTTGCAAATGCTCAGAACGAAAAAAATAGATTAGAACTACAAAGATTTCAAGATGAACGTGAAAAGGAGATTGCGCTTCAAATTGCAGCAGATCCTTTAAAAGCTTATGATTATGGCAGTTGGTTCACTATTTCTAGCAAAGATAAGATATGGAAGGAGGATAAAAATAGTAAAGAAAATTTAAAAAAAATTCGAGAGAATACTGGATTTAAAGAGTTCAATATTGAATATGTTATTCCAAACCCTTTAATATTTACGATGCTCAGTGCACATAAGTTTCAAAATGTCAGTCCAGATGGAGTAAAAGCAGATATTTACATTTATCTCCCTGTTTATAATAAAAATAACGTTGAGTTTGATTTTGAAAAAGATTTTGAAAATGTTGTTGTCGGGAGTGAAGTTGAACAGGTTGACGATCAAAATAAATTGAGGAAAATATTCTTTCATAAAAAGGAATTAAATAGAGCTACCATCTATGGTATAAATGGGTACAGAAGTACATATATTTGGGAAGATAAATTAGAAGATGGAATTACTAATAATTACCAATATACTGTAGAAAAATTGGGCAATGGTTATCAATTACTTGTTAAAGTAAGATATTATGGAAATAAAAGCGAAGTAGATTTTGAAAAATTAGAAGGTAGGAGATACTATTTAAAACCGTTAGTCGAAAAAATAATTGCTACTGCAAAAGTGAGTGATTTAGAAATTTTAAAAAAATAAAGACTAAACATCTAAAAACTTCTGCTAACAGCGGTTTCACGCAATTGCTGCTTCCCTTGTAAAATGAACAACCTTTTTCCATAACTTCGTTTTGTCCACGCCGAGAGTACTCAGTTCCAAATGCCGCAACTGACGTGAAGCCGCCGGACGTTATGCGAAATAAATACAAATCCTGAAACCAAATGAAGCAGATTTTTCTATTATTTTCTCTTGCAATTTCTACATTTTTTATTCATGATCTAACTGGTGAATATGTAAATCTAGCCGGCGAAAAAATGACATTAAATAAGGATAAATCTTTTCTTCATTTTTTTCAAGTTGGGCACATTGCTTATTGGCAAAAAGGGATATGGAAAGAAAAGGATAATATACTTTATTTAGAACCAATAATGATCTATGACACTTTGAGACGAAAAAACATGCCTGACAGATTAATATTGTCAATCGACCTAAAACCAGATTTACATATTTACGTAGACGACGAAACAAGTTACGATAACAATGAATTACGGAAACATCAAGCAGATATTAACACGACATATCGTAGATATCGCATAAAGAATAATAAACTTACTGCGATAAAATTTGATGGCACATTAAATACATCAGAACCAAAACATGAATTGTTAATGGATGACTCTCCAGAAAACTATTATGATCCATCTTACGTAAAGGTTGACTAATTTTACTTCGCATAACAGCGGTTTCACGCAATTGCTGCTTTCCTTGTAAAATGAAACATCTTTTTCCATAACTTCGTTCTGTCCAGCCGAGAATACTCAGCTTCGAAAGCCGCAACTGACGTGAAGCCGCCGGACGTTAGCGGCAATTCACCCGCCGAAATCAACTATAACGACCAAATTATGAAAAATTTAATCCGCCTTTTTGCGCTTTTGACATTTGTTATTTGCATTTTTCCGTTTTTTCAAACGTGTTCAGATGCTCAAATATATTAAAAAAGCAATATCCAGAAGCAATTGTCATTGATCCAGCGTTAGGT
The nucleotide sequence above comes from Flavobacterium magnum. Encoded proteins:
- a CDS encoding DUF2489 domain-containing protein — translated: MMRILKTLKDNAVKLFQKSSSPEMNKFEELRRNRLIKKMRSNAIAIVTGQINIHSGCIKMRWFISDIERISCLENIDLKVFDNFYSAFSKYPIANERNYYNKQYLAKLDIELDSINDQYKQSVLEKCQEIIEKFEYIKNVC
- a CDS encoding endonuclease/exonuclease/phosphatase family protein, translated to MKIITWNCNMAFRNKAEFILKHAPDILIVPECENPDRLKFPIGIPQPSQIIWHGENQNKGLGVFSYSNYKLELLDCHNDNFKNILPIAVTGGKIDFTLFAVWANNPQDKDGTYVTQIWKAINFYSSLLSTKTILIGDFNSNTIWDKPRREGNHSTVVEKLNEKNITSVYHKFYSQNQGSEQHPTLYMYRNESKPYHIDYCFASEDFIKLLEHVEIGKYQDWTKLSDHKPLIVKFDM
- a CDS encoding DUF3024 domain-containing protein — translated: MIASLEIEELDNYLSYIRPSEELRSKIDIAYRIEKQSVIIFEVTPHWKDPKQKIESNVAKATFVKKDNHWKVFWRRADLKWHSYKPMPIVENLLDFIRLIEKDEYNCFWG